Sequence from the Parasteatoda tepidariorum isolate YZ-2023 unplaced genomic scaffold, CAS_Ptep_4.0 HiC_scaffold_4205, whole genome shotgun sequence genome:
TGTTATTTCTGTAACAACAGATAATAATTCCATAAACAGAAAAGCTATGTCCCTATTTGTTAATCCTCCTAAACTGCAATTTGTTTATCCTCACCCCATTGACAATAATAGacctctttttttcttaattgatttTGTGCACCTGTTAAAATGTATACGCAATAATTGGCTTAACCAAAAAAATCccgataaatgttttttttatcctatgTTTGGTGAAAAATCAGGTAATGACGTAGGGCACAATTTTTACACTGCATcattttcagcattaaaaaCGCTTTATGATATTGAACTCAATAGCCTTgcaaaatttggttttaaattaagtCTAAAATCTCTTAATCCTTCAAGTTTTGAAAGACAAAATGTTAAGTTAGTTTTGcagatttttaatgaatttgtccCTCAAGGATTGCTTGAATTAGGTAAAAACCATAAtattgttcattatgaaaatactgccaattttataaaaattattaataactggTGGAATATAGTAAATGTAAAAACTCCAACTAAAggttttcacttaaaaaatgagtttcaaTATCCCCTTTCCTATAAGAACGAAAGAagcataaactttttaaacaaatttttagactgGTTGGATGCCTGGGAATCAATGAAATGTGACGCAGGAATGTTTAGTAGAGAAACGCATGGAGCTCTAAAATTAAGTACTGAAGGTATTCTGCAACTTATGGATTATTGTGtcaatgaattgaattttaaatatattatgccAGGGAAATTTCATACCGATGATTTGGAAAGTAGATTTGGTTGTTATCGACAATTAGCTGGATGCCAATACAATATCTCAACTAGGCAGTTATTTGAATGTGAGGCAAAGCTTAGATTAAAGTcccttttgtatttaaatatccCCACAAAATCATTTGGCCTTGTCCAAGTCACAGAGTTGCTACACAATGAACATTTTGCAGAAGagtttcaaaatgataagatattctcctctttaaaaattatgccacCTGATCTATCCTCTGCAAAAACTCAATTGCCAGTTATTGTGTATGTTGCAGGTTATTGTGCCTttagtgctttaaaaaaacCCAACTGTTTAGATTGTagagaaattcatttatttgacaAACAGCTACCTATATCTAAAGAATACAATTACACTCAAGCTCTTGACAGAGGGAGCCTTTTACTTCCAAAAAAACATGTGGTAAATGCggttttgttaaattatattattgtaaagaaGTTATGTTTTGAATATGAGGCCgaatttaacaaacaaattaatcaGCGAAATGTTGTtacaaatttaactaaaaattatcttgtagAAAAGGATTTGCTTGGAAATGAGGAATTTTGCCCCTCTGGACattatatggaaaaatttttggatATGGTTGTTTGGTCTTCcactaatgtatttttaaacaactacacgaaaacaaaaaatgatgCTCTACTGAAGGAGAATAAAAACGCAGCTTTATTAGCTGAAGTAAAgagaaataagagaaaaattgaaacattaagcaagaataaataatactaaGCATTAGTTAATCCTCAGACAtaataaacactaaattttcaataaacaactttttgcatgtcaatttttagttaaaacattattatacataatttttgagttgttaggtttttatttttattatccagaagaaaattattttatatcattaaatacatttttattagtttttttatttttactttaatttattaaataaaaaataaactaagcaCTTCTACAAAACGTTAAACtctctacaaaattaaaataatgaaacaaaataattattttgtaatgtttgaTCACTGTTTCTCTGCAAtatcaaatttgttataaatacaCTTCAGTAATATTGTTATGTTAAAATccatattatatttcaacaattgtattaaaattttaatcactctTAGTTTAAAACTTggaattttttctaattgtacttcaataattgtattattgaaattcttatatatttttctaagcatttattgcaatttttaacacTCATTgtctaatgatttttataatgatatacaatatatttaaatgtttatttttaagtaggTAAGAAAtggaatctaatttttttttcatttgttgtgatagaaataatgtcaaaataagcattaaaagttTGTTGTTACTTTTTTGTGTAATAAAGTATTCCTTTTTTGTGATTTaccatgtttctttttttatttagtatttgatatgaaatttttattctgttcacaaataaaatattcaaaaatgatatctaagctccaaaaatcacttttttcttaAGGACTGTGATTCATATATTTGTACggataacatattttttgattatcacgaattttttagttttcaaatttttcttttaacagttttattaattaaatttaaagagaaagaaaaaaaggtttcagTCCTTGTTCCCAACTATTTTTGCGGCATTTTAATGAGTGTCTAATATTATATGAAGAGACAaagtagaaataattatattaggaAATCTTTCCCCATGTTAAAAGCTCGCAACAAGCGGAGAGAAATGATCGAAGTTCAGTGACGTCACGAAAGAGTTGTAAGGCCTTCTCATTCTCGAAGGTCACGGATAaagtctatgaaaaaaaaaacattgtacaTTATTCACAGGCTCAGTTTTTTACAAGATAAAACACAGGCTCAGTTTTTTACAAGataaacagtaaatatttttcttattttacttttctgtgtttttaaatgcactggaaataaaataaaaaatacacactATATTTTCCGTTTTAATTTTGCCATAGCTTAGTCAAgtaattgaaatcttttttcattctgttctgttttcatttgattttattctttcgtaaaatattttgtttcacaatttaagtacttaataaaaacaacattgCATGTTTTGAGcgtatttaggaaaataaactttaaaatgtgggcaaaaaataaatacagtacagaacccgttatccggaaatcagaaaaccggaaaaccaaaagaccggaacaaaattcgataaattttcccgccattttcttaaaaaattgttttttttcttcataagattttaggattaaCGAAACCATGcagaatttaagataatttgggtaaaatttataattctcaaaataa
This genomic interval carries:
- the LOC122273829 gene encoding uncharacterized protein, whose protein sequence is MESIQAATAENVKRQELYDATQKFSSFSDLKSKLPDTKNSWNIIKSESYILFMLLDVQPVTEVTISSYIDSNCEAKAYVKKTEIKVLKNFKFPHQLVAIDTIDDILNELKKLALDTPPTDKDVKIIINTVKEFLKSLLNVTSVCNDVILFIIDQLSYIGDDKHAYRYSAETLIFASLIYTISPNAYRFVRKSGNIILPHPNTIRNICLKSNISPQFEQSDEYFLKYIQQKFKFLNEDDKTVLIMLDEIHIKEYFDYKSGNIVGTSYDGNCTSSAQVFMLKSVLSSYKDVVHVLPVKKITGEILHEFLNKVILGLEELGFFVISVTTDNNSINRKAMSLFVNPPKLQFVYPHPIDNNRPLFFLIDFVHLLKCIRNNWLNQKNPDKCFFYPMFGEKSGNDVGHNFYTASFSALKTLYDIELNSLAKFGFKLSLKSLNPSSFERQNVKLVLQIFNEFVPQGLLELGKNHNIVHYENTANFIKIINNWWNIVNVKTPTKGFHLKNEFQYPLSYKNERSINFLNKFLDWLDAWESMKCDAGMFSRETHGALKLSTEGILQLMDYCVNELNFKYIMPGKFHTDDLESRFGCYRQLAGCQYNISTRQLFECEAKLRLKSLLYLNIPTKSFGLVQVTELLHNEHFAEEFQNDKIFSSLKIMPPDLSSAKTQLPVIVYVAGYCAFSALKKPNCLDCREIHLFDKQLPISKEYNYTQALDRGSLLLPKKHVVNAVLLNYIIVKKLCFEYEAEFNKQINQRNVVTNLTKNYLVEKDLLGNEEFCPSGHYMEKFLDMVVWSSTNVFLNNYTKTKNDALLKENKNAALLAEVKRNKRKIETLSKNK